A single window of uncultured Fibrobacter sp. DNA harbors:
- a CDS encoding cysteine synthase family protein produces MHYYESMQSLIGKTPLVKLSHVGVPEGVNLFAKLELWNPSGSVKDRTGLYMVNDALAKGTLKPGGTIIEATAGNTGLGIAFAALNRGVHVIFVVPTKFSQEKQTLLRALGAELINTPREEGMLGAEQKAEELLKQIPDSVSLRQFRNMANPLAHYETTGPEIYDDLDGHVDYVVAGAGSGGTYSGILKALKERNPKIQGVLADPIGSTMGGGEHGDYNIEGIGNDFIADTMDMSLVDRVVKINDDDAFDGSRELAQKEGIFAGSSSGAAFAAAKKLIASGARGNIVFVAPDRGDRYFSKGLYK; encoded by the coding sequence ATGCATTACTACGAATCGATGCAGTCCCTGATCGGGAAGACTCCGCTCGTAAAGCTCTCGCATGTTGGTGTGCCCGAAGGCGTGAACTTGTTCGCAAAACTTGAACTCTGGAACCCCTCGGGTAGCGTGAAGGACCGCACGGGCCTTTACATGGTGAACGACGCTCTTGCGAAAGGGACTCTCAAGCCGGGTGGAACCATTATCGAAGCGACTGCGGGCAACACGGGTCTCGGAATTGCTTTTGCAGCGCTCAACCGCGGTGTGCACGTGATATTCGTGGTGCCCACCAAGTTCTCACAAGAAAAACAGACGCTCTTGCGCGCGCTCGGGGCTGAACTCATCAACACTCCGCGCGAAGAGGGTATGCTCGGCGCCGAACAGAAGGCTGAAGAACTCCTGAAGCAGATTCCGGATTCCGTTTCGCTCAGGCAGTTCCGCAACATGGCCAACCCGCTTGCCCATTACGAAACGACTGGCCCCGAAATCTATGACGATCTTGACGGGCATGTGGATTACGTTGTGGCCGGTGCAGGGAGTGGCGGCACCTACAGCGGCATCTTGAAGGCGCTCAAGGAGCGCAATCCGAAAATTCAGGGTGTGCTGGCAGACCCTATTGGCTCCACCATGGGCGGTGGCGAACATGGTGACTACAACATCGAAGGAATCGGCAATGATTTTATCGCCGACACCATGGACATGTCGCTTGTGGATAGGGTCGTCAAGATTAATGACGACGATGCCTTTGACGGTTCCCGCGAACTTGCGCAAAAAGAAGGTATATTTGCAGGGTCATCGTCTGGTGCGGCATTTGCGGCGGCGAAGAAGCTCATTGCTTCGGGCGCGCGTGGAAACATCGTATTTGTCGCCCCCGACCGCGGCGACCGTTACTTCAGCAAAGGACTGTACAAATGA
- a CDS encoding LysR family transcriptional regulator, with product MTLQQLRYAIGIAETGSFNKAAEKLYVSQPSLTAAIRDLEDELNILIFNRTSRGVSLTSEGEEFIAYSRELYDHYETVLEKYGKIGTRKKKFGVSTQHYSFAVKSFVETVKEFDTDKYDFAIRETRTKEVIEDVAAFKSDIGILYLSDFNRKIITNLLDSRDLEFHKLIECKAYVYLWKGHPLANNKYITLKQLEDYPCLSFEQGDNGSFYFAEEILSTNEYKRTIKANDRATMLNLMIGLNGYTLCSGIICEELNGGDYLAVPFKDKSEEAHRVMEIGYICKRNMLLGLVGEHYVENLVKYLKNCKAGE from the coding sequence ATGACACTACAGCAACTCCGTTACGCTATCGGCATTGCCGAAACCGGTTCCTTCAACAAGGCCGCCGAAAAACTCTATGTGTCGCAGCCGTCCCTGACTGCGGCCATCCGCGACCTGGAAGACGAACTGAACATCCTGATTTTCAACCGGACGAGCCGTGGTGTCTCGCTTACGAGCGAGGGCGAGGAGTTCATTGCCTATTCCCGCGAACTCTACGACCACTACGAAACGGTTCTCGAGAAGTACGGCAAGATTGGCACGCGCAAGAAGAAGTTCGGCGTTTCGACGCAGCATTATTCTTTCGCAGTCAAGAGCTTCGTGGAAACGGTCAAGGAGTTCGATACCGACAAGTATGATTTCGCCATTCGCGAAACCCGCACTAAGGAAGTCATCGAAGACGTGGCCGCTTTCAAGAGCGACATCGGCATCCTCTACCTGAGCGATTTCAACCGCAAGATTATTACGAACCTGCTGGATTCGCGCGACCTTGAGTTCCACAAGCTTATCGAGTGCAAGGCTTATGTGTACCTGTGGAAGGGCCACCCTCTCGCGAACAACAAGTACATTACGCTGAAGCAGCTCGAAGACTACCCGTGCCTCTCTTTTGAACAGGGCGACAACGGCTCGTTTTACTTTGCCGAAGAGATATTAAGTACAAACGAATATAAGCGTACCATCAAGGCGAACGACCGCGCCACCATGCTGAACCTGATGATTGGGTTGAACGGCTACACGCTCTGTTCCGGAATCATCTGCGAGGAGCTGAACGGCGGCGACTACCTGGCTGTGCCCTTCAAGGACAAGAGCGAGGAAGCGCACCGCGTGATGGAAATCGGTTACATCTGCAAGCGCAACATGCTTTTGGGCCTGGTGGGCGAGCATTATGTGGAAAACCTGGTCAAGTACCTGAAAAACTG